One region of Eupeodes corollae chromosome 1, idEupCoro1.1, whole genome shotgun sequence genomic DNA includes:
- the LOC129941454 gene encoding 26S proteasome regulatory subunit 6A-B, whose amino-acid sequence MAATLEDKSIWEDGEESLGEEVLRMSTDEIVSRTRLMDNEIKIMKSEVMRITHEIQTQNEKIKDNTEKIKVNKTLPYLVSNVIELLDVDPQEEEDDGAVLVLDNQRKGKCAVIKTSTRQAYFLPVIGLVDAEKLKPGDLVGVNKDSYLILETLPAEYDARVKAMEVDERPTEQYSDIGGLDKQIQELIEAVVLPMTHKEKFKNLGIHPPKGVLLYGPPGTGKTLLARACAAQTKSTFLKLAGPQLVQMFIGDGAKLVRDAFALAKEKSPAIIFIDELDAIGTKRFDSEKAGDREVQRTMLELLNQLDGFSSTADIKVIAATNRVDILDPALLRSGRLDRKIEFPHPNEEARARIMQIHSRKMNVSPDVNFEELSRSTDDFNGAQCKAVCVEAGMIALRRSATCVTHEDFMDAIMEVQAKKKANLNYYA is encoded by the exons atggcCGCAACACTTGAAGATAAATCAATCTGGGAAGATGGTGAAGAGTCTTTGGGTGAAGAAGTCCTTCGAATGTCCACCGACGAAATTGTTAGTCGCACCAGATTAATGgacaatgaaattaaaatcatgAAGAGTGAGGTTATGCGAATTACTCACGAAATCCaaactcaaaatgaaaaaatcaaagataataccgaaaaaattaaa GTCAATAAAACTCTTCCCTACTTGGTTTCAAATGTCATTGAACTGCTCGATGTCGATCCACAAGAAGAGGAAGACGACGGAGCTGTTTTGGTGCTGGACAACCAGCGCAAGGGCAAATGCGCCGTCATCAAGACCTCCACACGTCAAGCGTACTTCTTGCCAGTTATTGGTCTCGTTGATGCAGAGAAATTGAAACCCGGCGACTTAGTCGGTGTAAACAAAGATTCTTATCTCATTTTGGAGACCTTGCCAGCGGAGTACGATGCCAGAGTGAAGGCCATGGAGGTTGACGAGAGGCCAACCGAGCAATACTCCGACATTGGTGGTCTGGACAAGCAAATCCAGGAACTCATCGAAGCGGTTGTGTTGCCCATGACGCATAAGGAAAAATTCAAGAACCTAGGAATCCATCCACCAAAAG GTGTCTTGTTATATGGCCCACCTGGAACTGGAAAGACCCTGTTGGCTCGAGCTTGCGCTGCACAAACAAAATCGACTTTCCTCAAGCTGGCCGGTCCCCAGCTGGTGCAGATGTTCATCGGTGATGGTGCCAAACTCGTCCGCGACGCCTTCGCTTTGGCCAAGGAAAAGTCCCCAGCAATCATCTTCATCGATGAATTGGATGCCATCGGTACAAAACGTTTCGATTCGGAGAAGGCCGGTGACCGTGAGGTCCAGCGTACTATGTTGGAACTGCTGAATCAGCTGGACGGATTCAGTTCGACCGCTGACATCAAGGTCATTGCCGCAACCAACCGTGTTGACATCCTCGATCCGGCTTTGCTGCGTTCGGGTCGTTTGGATCGTAAAATTGAATTCCCACATCCCAACGAAGAAGCCAGAGCCAGAATCATGCAAATTCACTCGAGAAAGATGAACGTCAGCCCCGATGTGAACTTCGAGGAGTTGTCTCGATCAACTGACGACTTCAATGGCGCCCAATGCAAGGCTGTGTGCGTGGAGGCGGGTATGATTGCTCTGCGTCGATCGGCAACTTGCGTTACACACGAAGACTTCATGGATGCAATTATGGAAGTTCAAGCTAAGAAGAAGGCCAACTTGAATTACTATGCCTAG